The region AGCAAAAGGTAGGGGTTTCTTAGAAAAATATGCTAAAATTCGCATGTTCACCAATTCGTTATATTCATGTATAAGATACCCCGAGAAGTTGTCAATTAAACCTCCTATTTGAAAAAAATTTTGTAAGAGGGAGGCTTATTCTCTAATCCGTCTTATCCAATTTAGCAAATAGATTGTCTGAATCACGCGCTTCATCGTAAACCAATACTTCATCGACCGGTTGATAAGCTGCTCCATACATTTCTTTATCTTTATACGTGTGAATATCTTCATACATCTTTTTCATTTGTTTATAAATCATATCTTCTGAAGCATCCTCAGGAGACCAATACAGGATTTCCATTGGAGTTGTCTCATTCGTTGCCAGGGATCGACGATTGTAACCAATTGATTGTGCATGGGTAAACCCTTCCCGTCGATAAAAATGCAACCGTTTCTCCGTGTCTGTGTCCTCATAATCAACAGGCTCTACCTCTAAAATAATCGGCTTATTCTTTCGTTTCAATTTTTCAATCTGTTTGTGGCCAATCCCCTGTCCTCTTGATTCGGCCGACACCCAAAGGTAATCAATAAAAAGAAACGTATCAAATTCCGCATACATTAATACATGGTAGCGACCTTCATCTTTATGATAGACGTCACCCTTTTCCTGCAATAATATTTCCATATGTTCCTTGGATTTCATTTCTTCAACCGGAAAATATTTGTTTAGCTTTTCATACCAATTCATTGATCTACTCCTTTGCCTTTATACCTGTTTATTATACCCTTTACAGACTTTCTAAAACAAGTAGTCATAAAATTACTGTCACGGGGTATAGTCCACGTTTTGCGTGTAGGAATTGGCGGCATTCCAAACCAGGAATTCATCGATACCATTTTCCTGTAATGCTTTAATTTGTGCTTCCACTTCCGCTTTCCCATAATGTGTCGGCTCTTTGTCATACAGCCATGGCGCTTCGAAATCCTGAATCCATGGTCTTGTGATTGGCGGATTATCCAGCTTGCCCAATACTTCATTCTCCACCTTTGCATAGGAATTTACCAATTGGTATGGATGTTTATCCGGGAAATCAATGCCAAAATAAGTGGACCAGTGGCTCGGATAAATCATCGATGAAATGACATCCACGTTCTCAGCTATTTTCGAGAAATTCTGACCAATACCCGGTGCTTCCGGAATGGTTGCGGAATATCCAAAAATATCCACGCCAACTTTCACATTGTAATCTGCCAATTGCTCTTTAGCATATTTAACGAAATCAGTAACGGCTTTGACACGGCGCTTTGTATTCGTCATATCCAGGTTTTTGTAGTCCCCTTGACTGTATTCCAATTCCTTATCATAGTGCTCAAACCCTTCCGGAAAACGCACATAATCAAACTGGATTTCCTGAAACCCAAATGCTGCTGCTTGTTTGGCGAGTTCCACATTATATTCCCAGACCTCTTTTTTAAATGGGTTGACAAACGACTCTCCTTTCCCATTTGTCCACACTTTACCATTTTCCTTAAAAGTTAATTCCGGCTGAGAGTTGGCCAAAACAGAATCTTTAAACACGACAATCCTGGCGATCGGATATATTTGCTTTTTTTCAAGAAATTTCAGCAGTTTCTTTGGGTCATCAATATAATCCCGTGCAGCTTCTTCATACGGAGAGCCTTTCTCCGGTGTGAAAGTAATATTTCCATGGTCTTCTTTGATATCGATAACCATTGTATTCAAATCGGTTGAATCGACCAAATCAACAAGTGAATCAAATTTGCTTCCTCCTACAGATGGGCCGGTAACATAAATTCCTCTAACCGCGTCCGGATAAGCAAAATTTAAACCGGAATCATGGGTAAATCGTGCAAAAGGAATGTCGATGTCAGCCGGTTGAATGCTTGTCGTATTAGCAGCATAAGTACGGGCTGTTTGTATCTCTTCACCGCTGGATATATATGGAATCCCCAATCCAACCATGAGAATTCCGGCAAATGTGATGTGCTTGAATTGTGCTTTTTCCAATGATCATTCTCCTATCAAAGGTTTTTACAATAGTTTTAGGAACCTTCTATACACGCTCACCTATAACTTTTATCAAAACATCACATTTATACATTAAAAATGGAGGACAGACTCCCGTTACGTTAACACATTAGTGTAACGGGGCTGTCCTCCAATAACGTTATTTTTCTACTTCATCTTCCCAATCCAGCATGCCGCCTTTCATATTGGTAACATCGTAGCCTTTGCTTTCTAAAAACTCGTATGCTCTGCCACTTCGTCTACCGGATCGGCAAACAAGGTAATGATGTTCATTTTTATCAATTTCGTCCAGACGATCAGGAACCTCTCCAAGCGAGATATGACGCGCACCAGGTATTTTGCCTTGTGCAACCTCTTCATCTTCTCGAACATCGATAATGTCAAGATCCTCACCAGACTTTAATTTTTCTGCAAGTTCTTTTGTGGTAATTTCTTTCATTTTAAATTCCCTCCATTATAAAAAAGTGGCATGGGATTCCCCCACTTAATTACCAAATGATGAACTATCAAGTCACGTGCACTACAGTTTCAAAGTACGTTTTAATTCACTGGCTAGTGTGTCTAGTCTACATCACTAACTACATGCATGACAAACGTAATGATCACAGAAAAAATCGCTTGCTTGATTTCATCCTTGCATTTCAGGATAAAAATCTCTATAATGATAAAAACAATATCATTAGCGATGAAAAAGGCGTAGTACCACTTATCCGTTGATTTTAGAGAGCTTGTGGTTGGTGAAAACAGGCATCAAGGTAAATGGGAATTGGACTTTTGAGCTGAATTTGATGAAGTGATCCTGTAATTGCAGGATAATAAGGGTGGCACCGCGGTTCATTCGTCCCTTTTAGCAAGGGATTAATGAACCTTTTTTATGTCTAAAATGAAGAATAACCTAGGTAAAATGATTTTAATGGAGTGAACTAAATGAATACAATATTTTCGGGAATTCAACCAAGCGGGACACTAACAATCGGGAATTATTTGGGGGCCATGCAGCATTTCGTTAACCTGCAGGAAGACAACCAATGTTTCTTCTGTATTGTTGATGAACATGCGATTACTGTACCACAAGACCGCTTAAAGCTACGGAAAAATATTCGCTCGCTTGCCGCGCTGTACCTGGCTGCAGGAATTGATCCAAACAAGGCAACCCTGTTTATTCAATCCGAGGTATCTGCCCATGCGGAACTGGCTTGGATTATGCAGTCAATTAGCTATATTGGCGAGTTGGAACGTATGACTCAATTTAAAGATAAAGCTGCAGGTAAGGAAGCTGTATCCGCTGCATTATTAACTTATCCGCCGCTAATGGCCGCCGATATTTTACTATACCAAACCAATTTAGTACCTGTTGGCGAGGATCAAACCCAACATCTGGAACTAACTCGTAATCTGGCACAGCGGTTTAATAATAAATTTAATGATATTTTCACGCTTCCACAGATCAGCGTTCCAAAAGTCGGCGCAAGGATTATGTCGCTACAGGAGCCAACCAAAAAAATGAGTAAATCAGACAGCAATGAGAAAGCCTTTATTTCCATGCTTGACGAGCCGAAAAAAATCGAGAAGAAAATAAAAAGTGCGGTAACCGATTCAGAAGGGATTGTTAAGTTTGATAGAGATAATAAACCTGGTATCTCCAACCTATTAACGATTTTATCCGCTTGTTCAGGTGAATCAATAGAAAAACTGGAAGCAGATTTTGCCGGAAAGGGCTATGGAGAATTCAAACAAGCGGTTGCCAATGCGGTTGTACAAATACTTGGACCAATTCAGGATCGTTATGATGCCTTGATTGAAACGACTGAACTGGACGATATTCTTGATCATGGCGCTGAACAGGCTGCCGAAATCGCGAATAAAACATTAGTCAAAGCAAAACGGGCCATGGGACTGGGACGTAAGCGTAAATAAAAGCAAGAGGTTGGAGTTTGGAAACTAAAGTCGGAGTAAAGAGACAAAACTCAACCCGACCTTAAAAAAGCACTTGACTGGTATCCTCGCCAAGTGTTTTTTATCCGACTCCGACCTCTGAACTTCGCTATTATTTCTGTTTCGATTTATCCGGTTCCTGATTTTGTTCCAGTTCCCACATTTTTTCCAAAAACGGCTGACCCTTAATCATTTTTCCGCACAAATCCTCATGTGCTGTGCTCCATCCATATTTTACCCCTTCATACAATGCTTCCCAAACCTTTTCTTCATCCATATATCGAATATAGGGATATTTTTTCGGATTCCACTCGGTTAGCCAATAGCGCAATTCTTCCGGGTTATTCGCGGTATGCAACTGATCAAGTGCCATCATTAATAATTGTTTTAACTGCCGCTCGCGTCTGGTCAAACCATAAACAAGTTCCGGCGGCATGGATAACATATGATATTCTTTTTGGTGCAACGTTCCATCAAATTTAAACGATTGTTTTTTTGTGTTTTCGACCATATCAAAGACAAGCTGTTCCTGTCTCGGTATGAGTCTGCTTTTGCGAATCGGGATTTGATATCCTATCGTATCGATCGCGATAATATCGGTTCCATCCGTGACGATGCAAGCATAATCCAGCACGGTACGTTCCTGTCCTTTGCGAATATATGCACGCTTATAAATGGCATCGAGCATCGGTTTTGGCAGGTCATGCATATCATTTTCAATATAATGGTATAAGTCATCAGTTATGTACAATAACGGGACCTGATCAAGCAACTCGATACCGTCTTGTTTCCGCCACTCATGAAAATAACATACATTATAACCATTCTCTTCTCCTTCAAACCAATTCACCCACACATCGTGCAAATATAACATAAAACAACCCTCACTTTTTAACTAACATTTACCATACATTATGACCATCATGTCAGAAAAATATTCTGGGACTTTTCATTTATATGTGTGCAAAGTATAAATAAAAATACAAGTAAAAAGCCCAAATTAGCGCTGTTTTGGACAAAAATAAAAAAATAATTACCGAACCATTTTGCTCATTCATCTAACGGGTGTTTGGATAGTTGTAAATCGCGATTGCCATCAAAATAAAACCGATCGGCAAAAAGTAACATTCCGGTCTGCCTTTCAAAAATATAAAGTAATCAACCCACCCTAAACCAACTGGCAAGAAATTTGCATAGGCAATAATGGTGACGCCACCAGATACAGCCATGCCAAATCCCAATAAAAAAAGAAATAAATAAAACATGTTATCCCCCACCCTGCCTGTCCATTTCATTTATTTCATTCTATGCTTGTACAAGGAAATACATGATAGGGTTGTCCTGTTTACGGAGGCATCAAAAAAAAGCCAACCAGAATCCTCAATCCTGGCTAGCCTTTTTCTATTATTATGCATATTTTTTAAATATCAAAGCCACATTATGCCCGCCGAATCCAAGCGAGTTACTCATGACTACATTGACATCCTGCTTTCGCGCCTCATTTGGCACGTAATCCAAATCACATTCTTCATCAGGTGTTTCATAATTGATTGTTGCCGGAATGATGCTATCCTCAATAGATTTCATCGAGATCACGGCCTCTAATCCCCCAGCAGCTCCCAATAAGTGGCCAGTCATCGATTTCGTTGATGATACAGGCAATTGATAAGCGTAGTCACCAAAAACAGTTTTAATGGCAATTGTTTCCCATTTTTCATTCAATTGTGTGCTTGTTCCATGCGCATTAAGGTAATCCACTTGTTCAGGTGTTAACTGGGCATCCGCTAATGCTTGTTGCATGGCCCGAGATGCTCCTTCTCCGTTAGGTGCTGGTGCTGTGATATGATAGGCATCACCTGTTGCGCCGTAACCGACAATTTCTCCATAAATATGCGCACCGCGTGCTTGTGCAGTTTCCAGTGTTTCCAGCAATAAAATGCCAGAACCTTCACCCATCACGAATCCATCGCGATTTTTATCAAATGGTCTGCTTGCGGTTTGTGGATCATCATTCAATGACAATGCTTTAGCGGAACAGAAACCGGCAAATGCCATATCAGAAATTGGGGCTTCTGTTCCACCTGCAATAATATAATCTGCCGCACCACGCTGAATGGCCTTGAATGCGTCCCCGATCGAATTTGCTCCAGATGCACATGCTGTCGTTGTACATGAATTAATCCCTTTTGCACCCAGTTGAATAGATACTTGGCCCGCAGCCATATCGGGAATCATCATTGGCACAAAAAAAGGGCTGACCCGTTTCGGTCCTTTTTCCAGGAATTTATTGTGCTGGTCTTCCCATGTCTTCATTCCACCAATACCGGAACCGATCCAGACTCCAACACGTTCAGCTATTTCATCATTAATGGTTAAATTGGCATCTTCTACAGCCATTTTTGCTGCTGTAACAGCGTATTGTGTGAACGGATCCATTTTGCGAGCATCTTTTTTATCAATATAAAGCAATGGGTCAAAACCTTTTACCTCTGCTGCTACTTTTGCCGGAAAATTATCCCTGTCCACTTTCGTCGTGAAATCGATGCCTGATTTTCCGGCAACAAGATTATCCCATGTTGTCTTGACATCGTTGCCCAAAGGAGAAACGGCTCCCAATCCAGTCACAACA is a window of Lentibacillus daqui DNA encoding:
- a CDS encoding GNAT family N-acetyltransferase is translated as MNWYEKLNKYFPVEEMKSKEHMEILLQEKGDVYHKDEGRYHVLMYAEFDTFLFIDYLWVSAESRGQGIGHKQIEKLKRKNKPIILEVEPVDYEDTDTEKRLHFYRREGFTHAQSIGYNRRSLATNETTPMEILYWSPEDASEDMIYKQMKKMYEDIHTYKDKEMYGAAYQPVDEVLVYDEARDSDNLFAKLDKTD
- the fabF gene encoding beta-ketoacyl-ACP synthase II, producing MEERRVVVTGLGAVSPLGNDVKTTWDNLVAGKSGIDFTTKVDRDNFPAKVAAEVKGFDPLLYIDKKDARKMDPFTQYAVTAAKMAVEDANLTINDEIAERVGVWIGSGIGGMKTWEDQHNKFLEKGPKRVSPFFVPMMIPDMAAGQVSIQLGAKGINSCTTTACASGANSIGDAFKAIQRGAADYIIAGGTEAPISDMAFAGFCSAKALSLNDDPQTASRPFDKNRDGFVMGEGSGILLLETLETAQARGAHIYGEIVGYGATGDAYHITAPAPNGEGASRAMQQALADAQLTPEQVDYLNAHGTSTQLNEKWETIAIKTVFGDYAYQLPVSSTKSMTGHLLGAAGGLEAVISMKSIEDSIIPATINYETPDEECDLDYVPNEARKQDVNVVMSNSLGFGGHNVALIFKKYA
- a CDS encoding YjbA family protein, with product MLYLHDVWVNWFEGEENGYNVCYFHEWRKQDGIELLDQVPLLYITDDLYHYIENDMHDLPKPMLDAIYKRAYIRKGQERTVLDYACIVTDGTDIIAIDTIGYQIPIRKSRLIPRQEQLVFDMVENTKKQSFKFDGTLHQKEYHMLSMPPELVYGLTRRERQLKQLLMMALDQLHTANNPEELRYWLTEWNPKKYPYIRYMDEEKVWEALYEGVKYGWSTAHEDLCGKMIKGQPFLEKMWELEQNQEPDKSKQK
- a CDS encoding rhodanese-like domain-containing protein — its product is MKEITTKELAEKLKSGEDLDIIDVREDEEVAQGKIPGARHISLGEVPDRLDEIDKNEHHYLVCRSGRRSGRAYEFLESKGYDVTNMKGGMLDWEDEVEK
- a CDS encoding putative glycoside hydrolase; the encoded protein is MVGLGIPYISSGEEIQTARTYAANTTSIQPADIDIPFARFTHDSGLNFAYPDAVRGIYVTGPSVGGSKFDSLVDLVDSTDLNTMVIDIKEDHGNITFTPEKGSPYEEAARDYIDDPKKLLKFLEKKQIYPIARIVVFKDSVLANSQPELTFKENGKVWTNGKGESFVNPFKKEVWEYNVELAKQAAAFGFQEIQFDYVRFPEGFEHYDKELEYSQGDYKNLDMTNTKRRVKAVTDFVKYAKEQLADYNVKVGVDIFGYSATIPEAPGIGQNFSKIAENVDVISSMIYPSHWSTYFGIDFPDKHPYQLVNSYAKVENEVLGKLDNPPITRPWIQDFEAPWLYDKEPTHYGKAEVEAQIKALQENGIDEFLVWNAANSYTQNVDYTP
- the trpS gene encoding tryptophan--tRNA ligase: MNTIFSGIQPSGTLTIGNYLGAMQHFVNLQEDNQCFFCIVDEHAITVPQDRLKLRKNIRSLAALYLAAGIDPNKATLFIQSEVSAHAELAWIMQSISYIGELERMTQFKDKAAGKEAVSAALLTYPPLMAADILLYQTNLVPVGEDQTQHLELTRNLAQRFNNKFNDIFTLPQISVPKVGARIMSLQEPTKKMSKSDSNEKAFISMLDEPKKIEKKIKSAVTDSEGIVKFDRDNKPGISNLLTILSACSGESIEKLEADFAGKGYGEFKQAVANAVVQILGPIQDRYDALIETTELDDILDHGAEQAAEIANKTLVKAKRAMGLGRKRK